From the Neobacillus sp. PS3-34 genome, the window CTTCCCTAATTAATCGCCTTTGAGACTCTTTAACTTTAGTGTACTTACCTTTGATTTTTTTAGTGAGCTTTATATCATTTGTAACTTCATGAATAGCCTTATTTTTTGTATGCATAATTCTGATATACGAATGGTTCGTTAAGTAATCTTTTAATTCATCCTCAACGCTGCCCGAATTCTCGTTTGTTTGTATGTCTTTTACAATGTCATTTGCCTTTTGAAAAAGCATCTCTTCTTCCATATTTACTGTCGTTTTCATAAATAAAATGAAAACAACTACATTTATAATCATTAAAATGCAGAGCATCCATGCTGTAGTAATTAAATTAATTTTTGTTGTAATTTTCATCGGATTTCTCCTTTATTGAATAACCAATCCCCCTTACGGTAGTAATTAGCTGCGAAGAAAAGCCTTCATCGACTTTTTTTCTGAGATGCCTTATATAGACATCAATTACATTGGTTTCCCCTTCATATTCATAACCCCAAATATTAACCAGGATATTTTCCCTTGTAACTACTTTATTTTTATTGACTATTAAATACACCAGCAAGTCGAATTCTTTAGGGGTTAACATAATGGAAGTATTAGACCTTGTTACCTCTCTCGTATCCATGTCAATCGATAGATCGCCCACTGAAATAATAGATTCCTCATCATTAGTAATTTTGTTTGAATGATGGCGCAAACAGGAACGGATACGGGCCAATACTTCTTCAATTTCAAATGGTTTTGTTATATAATCATTTGCCCCCTGATCCAGCCTGCCACTTTATCAAAGGTTGTATTGCGGGCAGTTAATAGAATAACAGGTACATGGCTGCTAGCATTTCTTATTCTTCTTAATACCTCAATTCCATTTAATCCGGGCAGCATAACATCCAGTAATATTAAATCAAATTCAGAATGCAGTGCTTTTTCTAAACCGGATCTTCCATTATCCTCCACGGTTACTTCGTAATTTTCATATTCAAGTTCTAACTGTAAGACACGGGCAATCTGACTTTCATCCTCAATGATTAAAATCCGGGTTTTCACTTCACTTCATCCCCCATTTAAAAATCTATGGCAATTTTCTACCAACGGAAAATTTTTTTATATTCTACAATGTAGCACTATTTATAAGCTGATTTAACTTTTTAATGAATTGTTAATCTTTTTTTCAGTGGTTGTACAGGTTCAGTCGATATAGTTAAGTTATCCCAAATCTGCACTTAGAATTATTTTTACATTAAATAATTGGAGGTAAACTGATGAAACGAATTGTAGAGGCAACCATGCAAAGAGCTATTCTCATGATTGTGTGCGTTGTCATTATTTTGGCATGGGGAGGAATTTCTGCATTCCAAATGCAAAGAGATTACTTGCCTGGCATAAATAATACTACCCTAACGGTTAGTATGAGAGTGCCGGGGTATCAAGCTGCTCAGGTAAAACAGCAAGTCACTGATAATTTGGAAAGTGCTGTCAAAATGACCGATGGTTTATCAAATGTTGAAACCACGTCTTATGATGGCGGTTTATTTATGAGCTTGTATTTTCCGATGAATGCGGATATGAAACAAGCAGAAGACCAGGTGAATAAAGCACTGGCAAATGCAGACCTTCCTTCAACGATTACAAGCACACCTTCAGTGACAAGGTTAACAACCAGTTCTTTTCCAATTTTAACTTATAGCTTAACAAGCTCAAAATTAGATGAACCAACGCTGCGTTCGACTGCTCAACAAGAAATTGTTAGACAATTAAAAACAGTTCCTGGTGTAGCGGATGTTTCGGTGTTTGGGGGAGCGAAAGATGGATATGTACTAACCGTTCGAATGAAAGACCTTATGAAAAATGGCCTGACATTAGATGACATTAATAAATCGTTTTCTATGTCTCTTCCAGCCATGCCGCAGGGGAATATTGTAAACAATCAATTATCTATACCTGTTTCTTTTGATGGGCTGCAATTAACCCAACAGCAAATGGACAACTCAACCATTAAGAATAAGGAAGGAAAAGCCATTCCTGTTTCCGCATTTGGAACGATCACTCATTCTTTAAATGATTTTAAAACTGTTTCTAGAACAAACGGTGCACCAAGTGTCACATTAAATGTAATCAAAACGCCATCAGCTAATATTACTGATGTGGCAGAACAAGTAAAAGACCGCGTTTCTCATCTTCACTTGGATACAGTAAATCCAAAGGATGTTTCGTTCCATATTTTACTTGACCGAGAAAAAGAATTAAACAGCTCACTTTTCGGATTAGTTCGAGAAGGTTTACTTGGCTGCCTATTCTCCATGATTTGTGTATTCTTCTTTTTCAGAAATGTTAGATCGACTTTATTAATTGCGATTTCATTGCCAATTTCATTATTAGCAACAACTGCTTTCTTAAAATCCATGGGAATCACGTTAAACATTTTAACTGTTTCAGGTTTAATTGTTGCGATGGGCCGAATTGTCGATGACTCCATTGTTATTTTAGACAACATGTATCGAAAACGGGAAGAATCGAAAGATAAGTCTCTGCTTTCCATACTTGCATCATCTGTTACTGAAATGATTCCTGCGATATTAGGTTCTACCTTAACAACAATTGCTGTTTATATTCCAATCGCCTTTGTTGGGGGAGTCATTAGTGCTTCTTATAGCGGATTTGCCTGGTCAGTAGTTATTGCACTCATTATTTCATTCTTTGTAGCGATGCTTGTCATCCCTGCTCTTGCTTTCATGGGATGGAAAGGCGGAAATGCAACAAAGAAAACCGTCAAACTTGATTATGCAATGAAACCAGTACTGCAATCTGCTTTTAAACACAAAAAAGCAATGATTATTGTTTCTATATTGGTTTTCGTGGGTGCAGGTATCTATTCTGCTTTCCTTCCAGTGAGTTTATTACCTAGTGGAAAAATCGGCCAAATTGCTATTAAAGCAGAATTGCCTAAAGGAAGCACCTTAATTCAAGTAGATTCTGAAGTACAAAAAATTGAAAAAAAATTAAAGGCAAACCCAAAAGTCAGTGCGTATTCATCCAATTTTGGTTCTACCATGACACCACAAAGTGATGATGTGTTTGACCAGGGAGGAGGCTATATAACATATCCAAATATCGCCAACCTTGCCGTTGTTTTGAAAAATGACAAGGATGCTGATTCTGTTATTCAAGAGTTACAAAAACAGCTTCCATCATTATCTAAAGACGTGATTTATACCGTAACAAGCCAGAATATTTCTGGTGATGATTCACAAATGCGCATTCTATTTACTGGTTCAGACCAAGTAACATTGGATAAAACAGCTCAAGAAGCAAGAACAACTTTGTCTAAAATAACGGACCTGAGTGTAGATGGAAAAGTGGATTTAACAAATGGCTCTCCAAAGTACAAAGTTACATTTGACCAAAAAGCGATCCAAGATAAAGAGATAAAAGTTGCTGACATTCTAACGGTTGTTAATCGTTATATGTCCTCACCTAAAGATGCAACAATTAGTGTTAACCATAAGGCACTACCTGTCGATCAATATTTAGACCAAATTGCATCAGGAACAAATTCTCCTATTACGATAAATGCTTCTGCTAATGAAGTTTTAGCCTCATTAGCGGCTGAAACGTTAAATGGAATTAACGGAGAAAAGGTTCGTTTTGATCAAATAGCAACTGTTTCAAAAGATACTTCTTCATCAACCATTAGCGAGAGAGATGGACAGCCATTCTCTCTTGTGACAGCACAGATTACATCCAACGATATAAGTAAGGTATCAAATGAAGCAGACAAAGCTCTAAGCGACATGAAACTTCCAAAAGATGTAACCTATTCATTGGGCGGAATTTCTGAACAAGTAAAACAAATGATTTTCGATATGTCCATTGCGGTTGCATTTTCAATTTTATTAGTATTATTGATAACTTCTTCTATATTCAAAGGGTGGAGATCACCACTAGCGGTTCTTTTAAGCATTCCGCTTGCTTTAAGTGGCGTAGTTATTGCCTTAGTTTTATTTGGTGGAGAATGGAACTTAGCAGCATTAATTGGTATATTGATGCTTACCGGTATTGTAGTAACAAACGGTATTGTGTTAATTGACAAAATCGAAAGAAATCGAAAAGAAGGAATGCCTGTTAAAGAAGCTGTTTTGAGCGGCAGCCTTTCAAGGATCAGACCTATATTAATGACAGCAGCAGCAACAGTCCTTACTTTGTTACCACTTGCTTTATCACATAATGCCGATACAGTCATTTCCCAAACACTCGGTATTGTCGTAATTGGAGGTATGGTAACATCAACAATCAACAGCTTTATTATCATCCCGATCATTTATGAATGGCTGCATAAAAAACCGGCTACAAAAAATGCAAATACTATGGCTGAAAGACAAATAAGTTAAAATTCCATTAAAAAGGTATCCCAAACGAATGTTGGGATACCTTTTTTAGGTTATAAATACTTCCTGTGAATTCCCTTTCCATCATACGTAAACAGCATTGGCCGATCTTCAATCCTTGTTTCGATATGTGCTGGCCTACCCCAGAGCTGATGGATATATGGCAGTACTTTTTCAAGATATTTCACATCGAGTTCAACGCCTTCATACCAATGCTTCAAATACAATTCTCCATTTTTCAGATAGTCTCCATCGTTGACTGTAATATAAGGAAAACCGCCATTTACGCGCATATTAACCAGTTGGTCTCGGACATGCTCCCACTGCTTATCCACAACCTTATAATCACGGCCTGTTTTTGGAAAAGATACATATCCTCCCTCATGACCAGATCCTTGGTCAAGTAATTGCGAAGGAAAGAGATATCAGACTCCACTTCACGCACTTCAAACATTTTTTCACGGCCTGAGCCTGGTTTTACTCCTCTTCGCTTCATTTCCTCTGTCGGATTATCGAAGCGTTCCTCAATATCCTCGAATATTTTTATGCCTAGATAATACGGATTAATTCCTGTCTTGGAAGGCTGCACAACTCCCGCATTTAGCTTAGCAAATTCAATAGCTTCACCGCTGGTCAGATCCATTTCACGAAGGATTCGCTGATGCCAGTACGAAGCCCAGCCTTCGTTCATGATTTTCGTTTCAAGCTGCGGCCAGAAATAAAGCATTTCTTCACGCATCATTGTTAAAATGTCTCGCTGCCAGTCCTCGAGCTCCCTGCTGTAGGTTTCAATAAATAAGAGCAAATCTTTTTCAGGGCGCGGCGGAAAATTCTTTTTCTTTACAGGCTGATCCTCTTTTTTTCCTCTATCCTCCAGCTTCCATAAATCATCATATGGTGTCGGAGCAGGCTGATTATCTTCCTCCTCCTCATCCTCCATTGACCAGGCAAGCTTCGGTCTCATTAAGGAAGGATCAATATGCTCATCAATTGCTAATACCGCGTCAAGGAAGGTCTCAACTTCTTTTTTGCCATGCTGTATTTCATATTTACGGATACGGTCAGCCGTTGCCGCCATGCTTTCAACCATATCCCTCTTTGTATTTTGAAAACGGACATTATTTTTGAAAAAATCACAATGTGCAAGAACATGGGCGACAATCAGCTTATTCTGAATTAAAGCGTTGGAGTCGAGCAGAAAGGCATAGCAAGGGTTTGAGTTAATAACTAATTCATATATTTTACTTAATCCAAAGTCATATTGAAGCTTCATTTTATAGAACTGCTTCCCAAAACTCCAATGTGAAAATCGAGTCGGCATTCCGTAAGCACCAAATGTATAAATAATATCAGCAGGACAAATTTCATAACGCATTGGATAAAAGTCTAACCCAAAACCACTGGCAATTTCAGTGATTTCACTAATGGCGTATTCAAGCTCTTTCCGTTCCTCGGCATTCACGAGCCATTCCCCCCTTTTGCGTCTTACCACAATGTATGAAACTCAGGCGGGAATGATGAAACGAGTTAAAAAATAAAACAATAAACGCCTATGGCAGCTTATTGTTGAGGGGTTTCCACTGTAAGATTCAGCAGCTTGTTATTGGTTAAATTATGCTTGATTTTTATCGTGACATAACTCATCTTTCCTTTTTCTTTTATCTGAAAACGAAAGGAGTCAACGACGTCTGTATCTGAAACCTTTTCTCTCCCTAAATACTCGTATTCCCTGACCTCCGCTTCAGGATAATCCGCTTTAACGACCGATATCGCTATTCTTCCGTATTTCTCATAATCAGTTTTCTGTGCCATTGCGGACTGAGTTCCTATGCTCATTAAAAGTATTGCAGCGGCAATCAGCAATCCAAGATGCTTTTTCAAATTAACAACCTCCATTCAATCTTTTCTGTTAATATCCCACGTCTGTTTATAATTATGTAGCATAAGCCGGTGTGCTTCATCAGCAAGCAAAACACCTACATATCGGTTCCGTTTCCACTCCTCCTTAAATACAGACAAAGGCGGATTTCTTTCTCCAACGAGGTAACTAATTTCAATTGTAAAGGCTGGCCGATGATATGCGGATAAAAACCAGTCGGTAAATCCGCCGCCAACTGCTTTCTCCGGAGGCTTTCCTAAATTATAGCCAGTCATTCCGGCAATCTTTTCGGCAATCAATCGATCCCGTTTATAATTCTTCCCGTTATGGTACTCCCAGAAAATTTCCCTGCCGGCAGAATGATAAGCGCCTGCTGATAATGGATTGATTTCCTTAACGAAATTGATAAGTGCGATTGTTTCACTTGAGACGAGAGGCTTTCTGCCTTTAAAAAATTGGTACGAAGGTTTTGAAGGATTTTGCCCGAGCTCTACCCAGCCTGCAGGATACTGCCTGTTCAGATCAACTCCCAGTCCATTTGCTTTCCATCTTACAAACTTTTCTGTACCTTCATTCATTTTTTTCACTTGCTTTCTCTGTGTAACAGGCACCCCTTTTAGTCCGCTCTGCTGTATCATTACTCCGTCCGGATTCAGCATCGGGACAAACCAGATCGAAACCTCGTCCAATAGAGAAGATGGGTATGGGCGAATGAGTTTTAAATGGCCATATGCTTCCGCGTAATCTTCAAGCATCTTCATTAACAGCATACTTGTCATCCATTCCCTGCCATGATGGGAACCGATGAGCAAAATGCTTTTTTTTCCGTGCCCAAGCCTGGCCGCCCATATTTTCCTTCCCTGATGTGACATACCAATAGATTTAATCTTGATTTCATTTCCATATTTCAAGCGCAGCTGGACTAGATCTGTGACAAGCATTTTATAGGAATAAGGGGCGTCAGTTTCAACAGTTTCTGCAGATACCTTTTCACAGACTGAAAAAAGCAAAAGAAAAATTAAAAGGATTTTGTCCATGAATGCTTTCACCTCTTCCTTTAAATGCTGATTGTTATACAGGTAAAAGTTGAAAAACGCGCTGTATCAGCTTGTCCAAGATTTTCTTAGGTAGTTCTGGCGTAAATGTCATAAAATAATCTCAACTCCTAATAAGGAGGAGACAAAAATGAATAAGATGGATTATGATCGGGCGTTATATTATACGCACCGCTCACAATGGGACAATCTGTTAATATTAATGGTCCGAACTCCAGACCAATTTTTATCTAAAAAAATTGAACAATTCCTTCATGCTTATCACTTTGAACATGACTATACCGTCATTGAAAGAAATTTATACTCTCTTTTGCGATACATCGACCACGCAAATGGGACAGTTGAAGATAACCAACCAGAAACACCAATGTATAGTCTCTCCTGAAAAAACTTGTGAATGCATTTAAAATTAACCGGGAACAAAGAATTCCACTAAAAAAACACGGCACCCTTTACGGGAAGCCGTGTTCTTAAGTAGTTGTGATGTCTATTGCCTGTTTGTTGTCCATTCTATTAATGAAAAGAATGATGACAAACGAAGCAGCAAGCAAAAAGGATAATATATAAAAACTAAAGGAAATGTTATTTTGTATGCTTAATCCTGTAAACACACTTAGCAGGATAAGCCTCAATCCGAGTCCAATCAGCCTGAATAAGCTGTCTACTCGGCCCATTACATCATTAGGAACCTTTTCCATCATATAGGCATTTCGTGCGACCCTTGTACCGGCATTTCCAAAAGCCAGCAAAATCGTCAATATGAAATATAATGGAATAGATTTAATAAGGATAACTGCAGAAATGGCGGCAGCATAAACAAAAATGGTAACAGTGATTGAAAATTCATTCCCTCTCTTAAAAGCAAGAATCGGGACAACAACTCCTGCAGCTACTGCACCAATTCCATAAACCATGCTCTGCATCCCATAAATAGAAGCACTGACATGGAGGACCTCCTTTAAATAAACCGGGAATACATAATTCGTCACCATGACACCGATGAACGGCATGAGCGACGCAGTAAGATACAAAAACAAAGCAGGCTTTCTGTGGATATAACGGTACCCTTCAGTAATTTTCAGCCAAAACTTTATCTTTTGTCCTGTATGAACCCTTCGCTGATAAGGTATCTTTAAGAAAAGCAGAAACGCGCTGATATAAGTGAAAGCATCAAACAAAAGCAGCCAGTGAAGATCGACCTTTGTCATTAATATTGCCGCAAGTGCTCCTGCCGCAACACTGGATAGCTGCCCCTGGATTTCCATTGCTCCATTCAACGGCCTATACACAGATTTATCGAAAATCTCCTGATTAAATGCAAATATGGCAGGATAGAAAAGATTGTAATAAAAGCTGCCGCTTCCATATAATACGATATAATGCCAAACCTGGAATTTGATCCCTAAAATTCCCTGGACAGCGAATAACAATACAATGAAAAAACCGATTATTTCTCCGATAAGCAATATTTTCTTCCTGGAATACCGATCAATTAAATGCCCGATCAACGGTGTGATAAAAAAATTAACCGCAGTCATTAAAATGGTAATATAACCAAATAAACTGCCTCCATGCACCCGAGAAACGAGGAGCCAGGGAACAGCGATCATTGTGATTCCTGACCCTATTGAAGAAAGGATATTAGCCGAAAGGATGAAATGAAAACGACGGTCCTTATATAGACCCTTCATTTTCATTTCTCCATTATAGATGCGTGGATCTTTACATACATACGGAGTTCGTCCACCAATTGCTTCGCCAGCACATCCGCATCAGCAAGCAGCCCATCCTTCTCATAATCAAAGCAATTAGGATCCATGACAAGCTGTCTCGGAATCACATTTGCGTAAAGTCCCCTTGCCACCACTCTCATATTATTTAGGGCATTGATACCTCCCTTTCCCCCGCCCGCAGCAGCCAACAGAGCAACCGGCTTATGGGAGAATTGCTTGCTCCCTAAGAAATCGAGGGCGTTCTTCAATGCTCCGCTCATCCCACTGTGATACTCTGGTGATGCAAGAATGATGCCGTCTGCGTTACTTATCATCTCTACGAGGTGTTTTACTTCGGCCAAACCGTATTGTTCTTCTTCACCATTATAAATTGGCAGGTTTAATTGGCTAAGATCGATTAATTCAACTCCATACTTTCTTTGGATATGCCTTGATACAATACCTGTTCTCCCTTTAACTCTAGCGCTTCCATTCACAATTACAATATTCATCGTTTTTATCTCCTTATCATCTGCCGAACCTTTTTGCCTGGCAGGAAATCCGTTTTGTTTTATATTTACAGTATAAGGAGTTTCAGTTATTCATAAATCGGCAGAAGGCTTGATTTTTCACTACACGATTAGACCGGTAAAACGGTAACTCCTCTACGACTTTAGTATGAGATGGATAGTGCCATTATTTTTCTTTAACACCATGGCGAACCGCAAATAAAGCAGCCTGGGTCCGGTCAGACAAGTTCAGCTTCGCTAAAACATTTGAAACATGAGTCTTTACCGTTTTTTCCGTGATGAAAAGAGAGGAAGCAATCTCTTTATTGCTTTTTCCGTTCGCTATTTCTCTAAGGACATCCCTTTCACGATTTGTCAGCTCATCTAGCGGGCTTTTCTTCTTTATTTTTATTATTCAAATGCGTCAGCAAATGCGTAGTCGCCTTTGGATGGAGCTGGTTTTCCCCGCTCAACAGCTGTTTGATGGCACGTACCAATTCGTCCGGTTCCACATCCTTCAGCTGGTAGCCCGAAGCACCTGCTTCAATCGCCGGAATAACATGGTCATGGTCTGAAAAGCTTGTCAGCATCATGATTTTTACCGCAGGATTATGTTGTTTGATTTGCCTTGTTGCCTCAATACCATCCATAACAGGCATGACCAGGTCCATCAGAATAACGTCTGGCTTTAATTCCTCCGCTAATTTGACCGCTTCCTGGCCGTTTTTTGCTTCTCCGA encodes:
- a CDS encoding DUF3889 domain-containing protein, with the translated sequence MKKHLGLLIAAAILLMSIGTQSAMAQKTDYEKYGRIAISVVKADYPEAEVREYEYLGREKVSDTDVVDSFRFQIKEKGKMSYVTIKIKHNLTNNKLLNLTVETPQQ
- a CDS encoding efflux RND transporter permease subunit, yielding MKRIVEATMQRAILMIVCVVIILAWGGISAFQMQRDYLPGINNTTLTVSMRVPGYQAAQVKQQVTDNLESAVKMTDGLSNVETTSYDGGLFMSLYFPMNADMKQAEDQVNKALANADLPSTITSTPSVTRLTTSSFPILTYSLTSSKLDEPTLRSTAQQEIVRQLKTVPGVADVSVFGGAKDGYVLTVRMKDLMKNGLTLDDINKSFSMSLPAMPQGNIVNNQLSIPVSFDGLQLTQQQMDNSTIKNKEGKAIPVSAFGTITHSLNDFKTVSRTNGAPSVTLNVIKTPSANITDVAEQVKDRVSHLHLDTVNPKDVSFHILLDREKELNSSLFGLVREGLLGCLFSMICVFFFFRNVRSTLLIAISLPISLLATTAFLKSMGITLNILTVSGLIVAMGRIVDDSIVILDNMYRKREESKDKSLLSILASSVTEMIPAILGSTLTTIAVYIPIAFVGGVISASYSGFAWSVVIALIISFFVAMLVIPALAFMGWKGGNATKKTVKLDYAMKPVLQSAFKHKKAMIIVSILVFVGAGIYSAFLPVSLLPSGKIGQIAIKAELPKGSTLIQVDSEVQKIEKKLKANPKVSAYSSNFGSTMTPQSDDVFDQGGGYITYPNIANLAVVLKNDKDADSVIQELQKQLPSLSKDVIYTVTSQNISGDDSQMRILFTGSDQVTLDKTAQEARTTLSKITDLSVDGKVDLTNGSPKYKVTFDQKAIQDKEIKVADILTVVNRYMSSPKDATISVNHKALPVDQYLDQIASGTNSPITINASANEVLASLAAETLNGINGEKVRFDQIATVSKDTSSSTISERDGQPFSLVTAQITSNDISKVSNEADKALSDMKLPKDVTYSLGGISEQVKQMIFDMSIAVAFSILLVLLITSSIFKGWRSPLAVLLSIPLALSGVVIALVLFGGEWNLAALIGILMLTGIVVTNGIVLIDKIERNRKEGMPVKEAVLSGSLSRIRPILMTAAATVLTLLPLALSHNADTVISQTLGIVVIGGMVTSTINSFIIIPIIYEWLHKKPATKNANTMAERQIS
- a CDS encoding YhdB family protein — encoded protein: MNKMDYDRALYYTHRSQWDNLLILMVRTPDQFLSKKIEQFLHAYHFEHDYTVIERNLYSLLRYIDHANGTVEDNQPETPMYSLS
- a CDS encoding M14 family zinc carboxypeptidase, with amino-acid sequence MDKILLIFLLLFSVCEKVSAETVETDAPYSYKMLVTDLVQLRLKYGNEIKIKSIGMSHQGRKIWAARLGHGKKSILLIGSHHGREWMTSMLLMKMLEDYAEAYGHLKLIRPYPSSLLDEVSIWFVPMLNPDGVMIQQSGLKGVPVTQRKQVKKMNEGTEKFVRWKANGLGVDLNRQYPAGWVELGQNPSKPSYQFFKGRKPLVSSETIALINFVKEINPLSAGAYHSAGREIFWEYHNGKNYKRDRLIAEKIAGMTGYNLGKPPEKAVGGGFTDWFLSAYHRPAFTIEISYLVGERNPPLSVFKEEWKRNRYVGVLLADEAHRLMLHNYKQTWDINRKD
- a CDS encoding NADPH-dependent FMN reductase encodes the protein MNIVIVNGSARVKGRTGIVSRHIQRKYGVELIDLSQLNLPIYNGEEEQYGLAEVKHLVEMISNADGIILASPEYHSGMSGALKNALDFLGSKQFSHKPVALLAAAGGGKGGINALNNMRVVARGLYANVIPRQLVMDPNCFDYEKDGLLADADVLAKQLVDELRMYVKIHASIMEK
- a CDS encoding MFS transporter, whose amino-acid sequence is MKGLYKDRRFHFILSANILSSIGSGITMIAVPWLLVSRVHGGSLFGYITILMTAVNFFITPLIGHLIDRYSRKKILLIGEIIGFFIVLLFAVQGILGIKFQVWHYIVLYGSGSFYYNLFYPAIFAFNQEIFDKSVYRPLNGAMEIQGQLSSVAAGALAAILMTKVDLHWLLLFDAFTYISAFLLFLKIPYQRRVHTGQKIKFWLKITEGYRYIHRKPALFLYLTASLMPFIGVMVTNYVFPVYLKEVLHVSASIYGMQSMVYGIGAVAAGVVVPILAFKRGNEFSITVTIFVYAAAISAVILIKSIPLYFILTILLAFGNAGTRVARNAYMMEKVPNDVMGRVDSLFRLIGLGLRLILLSVFTGLSIQNNISFSFYILSFLLAASFVIILFINRMDNKQAIDITTT